In the Hyphomicrobiales bacterium genome, one interval contains:
- a CDS encoding conserved hypothetical protein (Evidence 4 : Unknown function but conserved in other organisms), with the protein MISLGDRVFVKGEGLGLVAAVDLTEGRPTYGVRIEGSSAPMRSFPRSSIATRGEIYVGADGKGRDPLSYSQAFQIVLDLAVSNQPALVNVDRNDDVLVAQIGKQQAAIEHLDELISYHADELDERFQVQLAATTEVIGLIAPARFDTPEDPGTALKLCVNLARQVALDPERVADDDMLSEQAARQAQALDTVYDFMKLHTQELRDNMPAMRPAPSF; encoded by the coding sequence TTGATTTCGCTTGGCGATAGGGTGTTCGTAAAGGGGGAAGGCCTTGGCCTGGTGGCGGCCGTCGACCTGACGGAAGGCCGCCCCACATATGGCGTTCGCATCGAGGGTTCTTCCGCTCCGATGCGCTCCTTCCCGCGATCCAGCATCGCCACCCGCGGCGAGATCTATGTCGGCGCCGACGGCAAGGGCCGAGATCCGCTGAGCTATTCTCAGGCCTTCCAGATCGTCCTCGACTTGGCCGTCTCCAATCAGCCTGCCCTCGTCAATGTCGATCGGAATGACGACGTGCTTGTTGCCCAGATTGGGAAGCAACAAGCAGCGATCGAACACCTGGACGAGCTCATCTCCTACCACGCCGACGAGCTGGACGAGCGTTTCCAAGTCCAGCTCGCCGCGACCACCGAGGTCATCGGTCTCATCGCGCCTGCTCGGTTCGACACTCCAGAAGATCCCGGCACCGCGCTCAAGCTTTGCGTCAATCTCGCGCGCCAGGTTGCGCTCGATCCCGAGCGTGTCGCTGACGACGACATGCTCAGCGAGCAGGCCGCGAGGCAGGCCCAGGCGCTCGACACCGTCTACGACTTCATGAAGCTTCACACCCAGGAGCTGCGCGACAACATGCCGGCGATGCGGCCGGCCCCGTCATTCTGA
- a CDS encoding conserved hypothetical protein (Evidence 4 : Unknown function but conserved in other organisms): MSVETIQSEATFHAPEVLANFLLEQRERLRLKAETRAFSVEFVQTNGITGMSEPDLHMEWFNDVVCDASRRASAAQDPDGSYRAWLAQRVRDPFAVSYRTYDKMKRRWNIESVNLMINVVWHQEIAWAQRTRLSPDDRDAFLANLFLVAAAKDPSRECLRLAEAREIAAQDPAYATAIEHDFPPGQIRMDPNIGARFVPLWLRTYRFQTAERLNTMNGTQMMHLAEKVRQMEKQERRVIVAERAVAACRRNPISRMIGVISVAIEVGWDADLLVAAEQLFLEKLLKGELTLAPDTGLPYTEFTQFVRTTPAEALADLTGPEFNLTSEADLFSVVADSRGFVNALPDNYHNLGAAEVEVFRAWLAPLATRKRAVPRDLVVDYGFHLVAQSFRRIPTFNG, encoded by the coding sequence ATGTCGGTCGAAACGATCCAGTCCGAAGCCACCTTCCACGCACCGGAAGTGCTCGCCAATTTCCTCCTCGAACAGCGCGAACGCTTGCGGCTGAAGGCTGAGACGCGAGCGTTCTCTGTCGAATTCGTCCAGACCAATGGCATCACCGGCATGTCCGAGCCAGATCTCCATATGGAGTGGTTCAACGACGTCGTCTGCGATGCGTCTCGCCGGGCCTCGGCCGCCCAGGATCCCGATGGAAGCTACCGAGCGTGGCTGGCCCAGCGCGTTCGCGACCCCTTCGCGGTCTCGTATCGCACCTACGACAAGATGAAACGCCGGTGGAACATCGAGTCGGTCAACTTGATGATCAATGTCGTCTGGCACCAGGAAATTGCCTGGGCGCAACGGACGCGGCTTTCGCCAGACGACCGAGACGCCTTCCTTGCCAACCTGTTTCTCGTCGCTGCCGCCAAGGATCCGTCACGCGAGTGCCTGAGGCTGGCAGAAGCGCGGGAGATCGCGGCACAGGATCCGGCTTATGCAACGGCAATCGAGCATGATTTCCCGCCTGGTCAGATCAGGATGGATCCGAATATCGGCGCGCGCTTCGTTCCGCTGTGGCTGCGTACATACCGTTTCCAGACGGCCGAGCGCTTGAACACGATGAACGGTACCCAGATGATGCACCTCGCAGAGAAGGTGCGGCAGATGGAGAAGCAAGAGCGGCGCGTGATCGTCGCTGAACGCGCGGTCGCAGCCTGTCGCCGAAACCCGATCTCCCGCATGATTGGCGTGATTTCGGTCGCGATCGAGGTCGGTTGGGATGCGGACTTGCTGGTTGCCGCCGAGCAGCTGTTCCTGGAAAAGCTTCTGAAGGGCGAGCTCACGCTCGCGCCGGACACCGGTCTCCCCTACACGGAATTCACGCAGTTCGTCCGCACCACGCCGGCCGAGGCACTCGCAGATTTGACTGGCCCTGAGTTCAACCTGACCTCGGAAGCTGACCTGTTTTCTGTGGTCGCGGACTCGCGAGGCTTCGTCAACGCGTTGCCGGACAACTACCACAACCTTGGCGCGGCCGAGGTCGAGGTCTTCCGCGCCTGGCTAGCGCCACTCGCCACGCGAAAGCGGGCCGTTCCGCGCGATCTTGTGGTCGATTATGGCTTCCATCTCGTAGCCCAGAGCTTTCGCAGGATTCCGACTTTCAACGGCTGA
- a CDS encoding conserved hypothetical protein (Evidence 4 : Unknown function but conserved in other organisms), with the protein MPATIVLRLPAADGDSSENPHMVFLPPPGLSEREIRAHAQEAIEIAHAAPSFDDYGLAETEKLIVAELQKHGYTWIDEVIGPDWDREVI; encoded by the coding sequence ATGCCCGCGACCATTGTCCTTCGCCTTCCTGCAGCCGACGGCGACAGCAGCGAAAACCCGCACATGGTGTTTCTCCCGCCGCCCGGCTTGTCGGAACGCGAGATCCGAGCTCACGCGCAGGAGGCGATCGAGATCGCACACGCGGCGCCGTCGTTCGACGATTATGGGCTGGCGGAAACGGAGAAGCTGATCGTGGCCGAACTGCAGAAGCACGGCTACACTTGGATCGACGAGGTCATCGGCCCGGACTGGGACCGCGAAGTGATCTGA
- a CDS encoding conserved hypothetical protein (Evidence 4 : Unknown function but conserved in other organisms) → MDEAEKKRRFDAGKLPYKGFEIVAKRDFGASMYYDQGFYRREGFIVSKGILNMIPGAGWFDSLEGAKEAADILSIVGEEGFNDAYAKLRAAKKQLHATFLSDLQADIDAEAAPSGPRL, encoded by the coding sequence ATGGATGAAGCAGAGAAGAAGAGGCGTTTCGACGCCGGGAAGCTGCCCTACAAAGGCTTCGAGATCGTCGCGAAGCGCGATTTCGGCGCGAGCATGTATTACGACCAGGGCTTCTATCGCCGGGAAGGGTTCATCGTTTCGAAGGGGATTCTGAACATGATCCCTGGCGCAGGTTGGTTCGATAGCTTGGAGGGTGCCAAGGAAGCCGCGGACATTCTGTCTATCGTCGGCGAGGAAGGCTTCAACGACGCCTATGCCAAGCTGAGGGCGGCCAAGAAGCAACTGCACGCGACATTTCTGTCTGACCTGCAGGCTGATATTGATGCAGAAGCGGCGCCGTCCGGCCCGCGTCTGTGA
- the hup gene encoding SPbeta prophage-derived DNA-binding protein HU 2, which translates to MNRNELVASVAEKTGLTKGQSEEALKAVLETLATAVKAGDKVSLPGWLTISVADRPERVARNPSTGASITVPAKKVVKVKPGSNLAA; encoded by the coding sequence ATGAACCGGAACGAGCTCGTGGCCTCTGTGGCCGAGAAGACCGGCCTCACCAAGGGCCAGAGCGAGGAGGCTCTGAAGGCCGTTCTCGAAACCCTCGCGACCGCGGTCAAGGCCGGCGACAAGGTCTCGCTGCCGGGCTGGCTGACCATTTCGGTCGCCGATCGCCCCGAGCGCGTCGCGCGCAACCCGTCCACCGGTGCCAGCATCACCGTTCCGGCCAAGAAGGTCGTGAAGGTGAAGCCGGGTTCGAACCTGGCGGCCTGA
- a CDS encoding conserved hypothetical protein (Evidence 4 : Unknown function but conserved in other organisms) — translation MPINDRTVPADPEKPHKIAYAIVKATNMPMGRVRRVVAELYGFSSWADLDRAMRGGRDLPDEDAPAEAVRQRRRRHHEVLSRYFSLSEKEIETLAANLAPTTLGDPVFDYSQDRLLFGGVSAKEVSQGYKEMSEATGVDVEDALEKIRASNPCHARPWIDALKTSFGFELSEEHPKRKGPLEHIASTRWNQVSWPIYLSSVRASPGDFDDPIIHAAQKRIAAENDRALLLFDHPAIFMVPDRKDPTTAKDGVIYGGRILREGRWSDFVLTAGGMGAVAPQNIRTITQLSRGFIADHTTPDGLNLVVELSKQTAIYPTDDPLIRVGTVRGWTTVMIFDRSQEQMLEHAGMGAGPR, via the coding sequence ATGCCGATCAATGACCGAACCGTCCCGGCCGACCCGGAAAAGCCTCACAAGATCGCGTATGCCATCGTCAAGGCGACGAATATGCCCATGGGGCGCGTTCGTCGTGTCGTGGCCGAGCTCTACGGCTTCTCAAGCTGGGCGGATCTCGATCGAGCGATGCGTGGCGGCCGCGACCTCCCGGATGAGGACGCACCCGCGGAGGCTGTACGCCAGCGAAGGCGCCGCCATCATGAGGTGCTCTCTCGCTACTTCTCTCTGAGCGAGAAGGAAATCGAGACCCTTGCAGCGAATCTCGCCCCGACGACGCTTGGGGACCCCGTTTTCGACTATTCTCAGGACAGGTTGCTGTTCGGCGGGGTCTCAGCCAAGGAGGTTTCCCAGGGCTACAAGGAGATGTCCGAGGCCACCGGTGTCGATGTGGAGGACGCTCTGGAAAAGATCAGAGCATCGAACCCCTGCCATGCCCGACCCTGGATCGATGCGTTGAAGACTAGCTTCGGCTTCGAGCTCAGCGAGGAGCATCCGAAGAGGAAGGGGCCGCTGGAGCATATCGCCTCGACCAGGTGGAACCAGGTTTCCTGGCCGATCTACCTATCGTCGGTCAGAGCGTCTCCTGGCGATTTCGATGATCCAATCATCCACGCAGCGCAGAAGCGGATCGCGGCCGAGAATGATCGCGCTCTTCTCCTCTTTGATCACCCCGCGATCTTCATGGTTCCGGATCGAAAGGATCCGACCACAGCAAAAGACGGGGTGATTTACGGCGGTCGCATCCTCCGCGAGGGTCGCTGGTCGGACTTCGTCCTGACCGCCGGTGGAATGGGCGCCGTGGCCCCGCAGAATATTCGCACCATCACCCAGCTGAGCCGAGGGTTCATCGCCGACCACACGACACCCGACGGGCTCAACCTCGTGGTCGAATTATCAAAGCAGACCGCGATCTACCCGACCGACGATCCGCTCATTCGGGTAGGCACGGTCCGCGGCTGGACAACGGTCATGATCTTCGACCGCTCTCAGGAGCAGATGCTGGAACATGCCGGGATGGGGGCGGGACCTCGATAA
- a CDS encoding DNA primase: MMACRAADRSPSLRFDRRGFFHCFSCGGNGDVFGFVLRYLATSGAHHDLKFAPYAADPFSHAKPVLEPRAYSRAIKHFAQKHAIRRHEPATGE, from the coding sequence ATGATGGCCTGCAGAGCGGCCGACCGTTCACCATCCCTGAGGTTCGATAGGCGCGGCTTCTTCCATTGTTTCAGCTGTGGCGGGAACGGTGACGTCTTCGGCTTCGTTCTGCGCTACCTCGCCACCAGCGGCGCCCATCACGACTTAAAGTTCGCACCCTACGCAGCGGATCCATTCTCACACGCAAAGCCAGTTCTCGAACCTCGGGCCTACAGCCGAGCGATCAAACACTTCGCGCAGAAGCATGCGATCCGCCGCCACGAACCGGCCACCGGCGAATAA
- a CDS encoding conserved hypothetical protein (Evidence 4 : Unknown function but conserved in other organisms): MKNKLNMRDPNLWRGVPAEQLWSIFSAAMSERASVMGLGQPMPQRELRSPPDHDQQSNPQGRQG, from the coding sequence ATGAAGAACAAGCTTAACATGCGCGACCCCAACCTTTGGCGTGGGGTGCCTGCGGAGCAATTGTGGTCGATCTTCTCGGCCGCAATGTCCGAGCGCGCGTCTGTTATGGGGCTTGGACAGCCGATGCCGCAGCGCGAGCTCCGCTCGCCACCTGACCATGACCAGCAGTCAAATCCTCAGGGCCGCCAGGGCTGA
- a CDS encoding conserved hypothetical protein (Evidence 4 : Unknown function but conserved in other organisms), with the protein MQQAPVQTRLSDLLAEHKLGFSVAIAQTNPAMPASFSQHQVHWEASLLCREQLVTTFTASFDLELFGAAPPQDVDLLGFLAADLTELQANPTPEAWLARMKTAPEDPAASRWLWCYEQISLVGDEISAVLGPEVLSAIVSAIDDTVTTRALQPSMA; encoded by the coding sequence ATGCAGCAGGCACCCGTTCAAACCCGCCTTTCCGACCTCCTGGCCGAGCACAAGCTCGGCTTCTCGGTCGCGATCGCGCAGACCAATCCGGCAATGCCGGCGTCCTTCTCCCAACATCAAGTGCATTGGGAGGCCTCGCTGCTGTGCCGCGAGCAGCTCGTGACAACCTTCACGGCCTCCTTCGATCTTGAGCTGTTCGGAGCTGCGCCCCCTCAGGATGTCGACCTGCTTGGGTTTCTCGCCGCTGATCTCACAGAACTGCAGGCCAATCCCACCCCCGAAGCCTGGCTCGCCCGTATGAAGACCGCTCCGGAGGATCCGGCGGCCTCGCGTTGGCTCTGGTGCTACGAACAGATTTCGCTCGTCGGAGACGAGATATCGGCTGTGCTAGGCCCGGAGGTCCTCAGCGCGATCGTCAGCGCTATCGACGATACCGTCACGACGCGCGCCTTGCAGCCATCGATGGCCTGA
- a CDS encoding PilZ domain-containing protein: MDGVIVNKRFARRQRVVKGAKAVFNDKCSVMDCRIRDLSTTGARLVLPSTVGLPNEFDLVEAGSGISRYCEVVWRTFDAVGVKFMPSAA; the protein is encoded by the coding sequence GTGGACGGTGTGATCGTCAATAAGCGCTTCGCTCGCCGGCAGCGCGTGGTGAAGGGTGCCAAAGCGGTCTTCAACGACAAATGCTCGGTGATGGATTGCCGCATCCGGGATCTTTCAACCACCGGTGCCAGGCTCGTTCTTCCGAGCACGGTCGGTCTCCCGAACGAGTTCGACCTGGTCGAGGCCGGATCCGGGATATCCCGCTATTGCGAGGTTGTCTGGCGGACGTTTGATGCCGTTGGCGTGAAGTTCATGCCGTCGGCGGCCTGA
- a CDS encoding conserved hypothetical protein (Evidence 4 : Unknown function but conserved in other organisms), with protein MTVDLVVQLPGADGAHPFRIVRTGKEAGQRVALMVTFPPFDDGLYGHVIYEGEAVVLRWSENDRTGMMVRFELDDGPDGVTGRHPFFGLTIGVRTGEPLVLNAIAIADNEKQVPPSAVRRKVPFDQMLPTAQASILGRDPRFRTFLSNCLDSLVPEAQMRNSLRQLEAGNPDNFPTAAVRAILGVVSRSVMNSETPEGSRARERWKNLRSLYTDHLWGRPVHPSSMTEIRQ; from the coding sequence ATGACGGTCGACCTTGTGGTGCAGTTGCCGGGGGCAGATGGCGCTCATCCCTTCAGGATTGTCCGGACGGGCAAGGAGGCCGGGCAGCGGGTCGCGCTGATGGTGACCTTCCCGCCCTTCGACGATGGGCTGTACGGCCATGTCATCTACGAGGGCGAGGCGGTGGTGCTGCGCTGGTCCGAAAATGATCGCACCGGCATGATGGTGCGGTTCGAGCTTGACGATGGCCCTGACGGCGTGACCGGACGGCATCCGTTCTTCGGGTTGACGATCGGCGTCCGAACCGGTGAACCACTGGTCCTGAATGCCATCGCTATCGCTGACAACGAGAAGCAGGTTCCTCCGTCGGCGGTGCGTCGGAAGGTCCCGTTCGATCAGATGCTGCCGACGGCTCAAGCCAGCATCCTGGGGCGTGATCCGCGCTTCCGGACCTTCCTGTCGAATTGTCTCGATTCGCTCGTTCCGGAGGCTCAGATGCGCAACAGCCTGCGTCAGCTTGAAGCCGGGAACCCAGATAATTTCCCGACAGCGGCGGTCCGAGCCATTCTCGGTGTCGTGAGCCGCAGCGTCATGAATAGTGAGACCCCCGAGGGATCACGGGCCAGAGAGCGCTGGAAGAACCTCAGGAGCCTGTACACCGACCATCTTTGGGGCCGGCCCGTGCATCCTTCGTCGATGACCGAAATCCGGCAATGA
- a CDS encoding PadR domain-containing protein — protein sequence MVTRCSSEFEDRLPLLGRFEEVVLMACIACGPRATAQAIQQRLEARIGVQRNPTTMMTTLDRLSKKGLVDSTIESNSSARRGGRRRRLFDVTDSGRGSVEQSFGLISDMAQDAGLSDVRKNRAA from the coding sequence TTGGTCACGCGCTGCTCTTCGGAATTTGAAGACCGGTTGCCTCTCCTCGGCCGCTTCGAGGAAGTCGTCCTGATGGCATGCATTGCATGCGGTCCGCGGGCTACGGCCCAGGCCATTCAGCAGCGCCTCGAGGCCCGGATTGGCGTCCAGCGCAACCCGACCACCATGATGACCACGCTCGACCGCCTTTCGAAAAAAGGCCTGGTCGACAGCACCATCGAGTCCAATTCCTCCGCTCGCCGTGGTGGCCGCCGCCGGCGCCTGTTCGACGTAACGGATTCCGGCCGAGGCAGCGTCGAGCAGTCCTTCGGGCTAATCAGCGACATGGCGCAGGACGCGGGCCTTTCGGACGTCCGCAAGAACCGCGCGGCCTGA
- a CDS encoding conserved hypothetical protein (Evidence 4 : Unknown function but conserved in other organisms), producing the protein MGVGNLTCKQLIDMGDNEFRTASIISWVGGFASALNMVSMSSGRPVRDLAGIEPEFITKPIVAYCTKYPEKAVFPAIEAFIVRLPEKEFKLPMKP; encoded by the coding sequence ATGGGCGTCGGCAATCTGACCTGCAAACAGCTCATCGATATGGGTGACAACGAGTTCCGCACCGCATCGATCATCTCTTGGGTCGGCGGCTTTGCCAGTGCGCTCAACATGGTCTCGATGAGCAGCGGTCGGCCGGTTCGCGATCTAGCAGGCATCGAGCCTGAATTCATCACCAAGCCGATCGTCGCCTACTGCACGAAATATCCCGAGAAGGCTGTGTTCCCGGCAATCGAAGCCTTCATCGTTCGGTTGCCCGAAAAAGAATTCAAGCTTCCAATGAAGCCTTAA
- a CDS encoding Rep_3 domain-containing protein — MRPEMTRQSLPREFKKAEQVIFARTEGEDFTLLDRKVFNLLLAHAYRNLKVQSVHRISVEELRRLMGMGQDASNERLKESLERLWRQKIAVDYRDDVTGQNHTLRCHHLSFDLCSMEGGFLDYAFDPLLLDYISNPKVYSLLSWMNVGKFRSLHALKLYEVMRMVFGRFTPSKTFTVDEFHSFLELGGGYAGRIDRVRERVIDPAVKEINEFAEFGLEVDYVRGGRGGKVVGVKFSAVPKSAASISDAANLAAATTSIRKRGPRDHETIDMFSGAADAELNEPLVLRSDTMEEAKRMLGAEGNAEDEFTTWQREFKGKQRMLNPDEMFLSWLGLRVKKRDDDRFTGVDIEALFVSMVPND; from the coding sequence ATGCGACCCGAGATGACCCGTCAGAGCCTGCCGCGTGAGTTCAAAAAGGCCGAGCAGGTCATCTTCGCAAGGACCGAAGGCGAGGATTTCACTCTCCTGGATCGGAAGGTGTTCAATCTCCTTCTCGCCCATGCATACCGCAACCTGAAGGTTCAGTCGGTTCACCGGATCAGCGTCGAAGAGCTGCGCCGACTGATGGGGATGGGGCAGGACGCCTCGAACGAGCGGCTGAAGGAATCCCTCGAAAGGCTGTGGCGCCAGAAGATCGCCGTCGATTACCGGGACGATGTGACCGGTCAAAATCACACGCTGCGGTGTCATCATCTCTCGTTCGATCTCTGCAGCATGGAAGGTGGATTCCTCGATTACGCCTTCGACCCGCTGCTGCTCGACTATATCTCAAACCCGAAGGTCTATTCCCTCCTCTCCTGGATGAATGTCGGCAAGTTCCGGTCACTGCATGCCTTGAAGCTCTATGAGGTGATGCGGATGGTTTTTGGACGCTTCACGCCATCGAAGACCTTCACCGTGGATGAATTTCACAGCTTCCTGGAGCTCGGCGGCGGCTATGCCGGACGGATCGACCGCGTGCGGGAGCGGGTGATCGACCCGGCCGTGAAGGAGATCAACGAATTCGCCGAGTTCGGCCTTGAGGTGGACTATGTCCGCGGCGGCCGTGGTGGGAAGGTCGTGGGGGTCAAGTTCAGCGCGGTACCGAAGAGCGCGGCCTCGATCAGTGACGCGGCCAACCTCGCTGCGGCCACGACATCGATCCGCAAGCGCGGGCCTCGCGACCATGAAACCATCGATATGTTCTCGGGCGCTGCCGATGCGGAGTTGAACGAGCCGCTCGTTCTGCGTTCCGACACCATGGAAGAGGCCAAGCGCATGCTCGGCGCCGAAGGAAACGCCGAGGACGAATTCACGACCTGGCAGCGTGAATTCAAAGGCAAGCAACGCATGCTGAACCCCGACGAGATGTTTCTGTCCTGGCTCGGCTTGCGGGTGAAGAAGCGCGACGATGACCGCTTCACTGGCGTCGACATCGAGGCGCTGTTCGTCTCGATGGTTCCTAACGACTGA
- a CDS encoding TNase-like domain-containing protein → MLRRSLFLAAPLVFAAIPALAQTTIYVPSQTQRFGSTVITNPTFGVPLGYGNIGQVPLGYGVQQSLQQQQLLQQQIQQQSLGASPNIALPSRNVGGSDDVMTQGRARSDSSAPKVQSAPSLSSAPSTNGSQEKREVRGARIAGPAKVIDGNTLVIGPDVVVLHGADAPELGQLCHDPKGLAWNCGQRALDRLVSLVGSNQVVCVGAQQAVGGVAATCRVGTTDIGRQLVLEGLAMVPKAVAPVYLAEQASARAARAGMWVGRFTPPWSLRAGG, encoded by the coding sequence ATGCTGCGCCGGTCATTGTTTCTCGCCGCTCCCCTAGTGTTTGCGGCCATTCCTGCGCTTGCGCAGACGACGATCTACGTCCCGAGCCAGACGCAACGATTCGGCTCGACCGTCATTACGAACCCAACCTTCGGGGTGCCGCTCGGATATGGGAACATCGGGCAGGTCCCGCTCGGCTACGGCGTCCAACAATCGCTGCAGCAGCAGCAACTGCTCCAGCAGCAAATCCAGCAGCAGTCGCTCGGCGCTTCTCCCAACATCGCTTTGCCGAGCCGGAATGTTGGGGGATCGGACGACGTGATGACACAGGGCCGCGCCAGGTCCGATTCTTCAGCGCCCAAAGTCCAGTCCGCCCCATCCCTTTCTTCTGCCCCGTCGACCAATGGCAGCCAGGAGAAGCGTGAAGTCCGTGGCGCTCGCATTGCCGGTCCGGCGAAGGTGATCGACGGCAACACGTTGGTGATTGGCCCTGACGTGGTTGTGCTTCATGGCGCAGATGCTCCTGAGCTCGGTCAGCTTTGCCACGATCCGAAGGGGCTTGCCTGGAACTGCGGCCAGCGAGCGCTCGATCGGCTCGTCTCCCTTGTTGGGAGTAACCAGGTCGTCTGCGTTGGCGCTCAGCAGGCCGTTGGCGGCGTCGCCGCTACCTGTCGTGTTGGGACAACCGATATCGGCCGTCAGCTGGTCCTGGAGGGCCTTGCTATGGTGCCCAAGGCGGTGGCCCCCGTCTATCTTGCGGAACAGGCTTCAGCGAGGGCGGCAAGGGCCGGGATGTGGGTGGGAAGGTTCACTCCGCCGTGGTCTCTTCGCGCAGGCGGATAG
- a CDS encoding conserved exported hypothetical protein (Evidence 4 : Unknown function but conserved in other organisms): MLMKAFVLAFASVVLLTPARAASLEGHEVQGWSRCQAKGLTVRQAQHLAVRGEPGAAERGRVEARPVNVSRILRTARPTLTVPAYTITAPRAYLSPFEANALAIHVGVL; the protein is encoded by the coding sequence GTGCTGATGAAAGCCTTTGTGCTCGCCTTCGCTTCCGTCGTGTTGTTGACACCAGCGCGCGCTGCATCACTCGAAGGCCATGAGGTCCAGGGTTGGTCTCGATGTCAGGCGAAGGGGCTGACCGTCAGACAGGCGCAGCACCTCGCCGTGCGAGGCGAACCGGGTGCTGCAGAGCGGGGCAGGGTGGAAGCTCGGCCGGTGAATGTCAGCAGGATCCTGAGAACCGCGCGACCAACCCTGACCGTTCCGGCTTACACAATCACGGCGCCGCGGGCGTACTTGTCCCCATTCGAGGCGAACGCGCTGGCAATCCATGTCGGCGTTCTCTGA
- the tmk gene encoding Thymidylate kinase — MAGFFVSMEGVDGSGKSGMARRLGDWLREKSIAVVSTREPGGSTGAERIRELLLGSGGILDPLAEALLFAAARADHVRKLIVPTLEAGGVVISDRFSDSTIAYQGAGSTVDMTVIHQLQEIAVGEHRPDLVIILDVDPSISMERARKRNGDVGVKDDRFEAEGLAFHARVREGFLRQAATDRGRYVVIDASRSPDEVWGDVLEAFLAAAMNKGLDLASDHAPEPSPR, encoded by the coding sequence GTGGCGGGCTTTTTCGTTTCGATGGAAGGCGTTGATGGCTCGGGCAAGTCGGGTATGGCCCGACGGCTCGGAGATTGGCTTCGAGAGAAATCGATTGCCGTGGTGTCAACACGAGAGCCGGGCGGTTCCACCGGCGCCGAGCGCATCCGTGAGCTGTTGCTCGGATCCGGGGGTATTCTCGATCCGTTGGCTGAAGCGCTCCTCTTTGCCGCGGCGCGCGCCGACCACGTTCGCAAGCTGATCGTCCCAACGCTCGAAGCGGGCGGCGTCGTGATCAGCGACCGCTTCAGCGACTCGACCATCGCCTACCAGGGTGCCGGCTCGACGGTGGATATGACGGTTATCCATCAGCTCCAGGAGATCGCCGTCGGCGAGCACCGTCCCGACCTAGTGATTATCCTGGATGTGGATCCGTCGATCAGCATGGAACGCGCGCGCAAGCGGAACGGCGATGTCGGCGTGAAGGACGATCGCTTCGAAGCGGAAGGCCTCGCGTTTCACGCCCGCGTACGGGAAGGCTTCCTGCGGCAGGCAGCAACCGACCGAGGCCGTTATGTGGTCATCGATGCGTCTCGCTCCCCGGATGAGGTGTGGGGGGATGTGCTGGAGGCGTTCCTCGCCGCGGCGATGAACAAGGGGCTCGATCTGGCTTCCGACCACGCTCCAGAGCCCTCGCCGAGATAG